AAGGCGGTAGCGCGGGTTCGAATCCCGTCGGGGCTACAAAAGAAAGACCCTCCGATCATCTGATCGGAGGGTCTTTTTCTTATCTGCGCGATTGGTGTGACGCCGCCGAAAAAAGATCACCCCAGCCGAAATCGACTGGGGTGATTGTCATCTCATCGCCGCGAAGACGGCGGTCCTATCCGCTCTTGCGGCGGAATTCGCGTTTGTGATCAGCGGCACCATGAGTGCTGTGGACCTTCGACTGACCGTCACGATGATCGGCTGCAGTAGCGTTGCTGTGGTTCTTACGCTCGAGTGCTTCGCGGAACTTGCGCTTGTTGGCCTCCGCCGGTGTTTCCGATTCAGACGCCGTTTCGGATTCCGGCTTGGTGCTGTCCTGCTCGCTCATCTGTGTGCTCCTTGGATATTGGGCCTGTGGTCAAGCTACGCCTTCAGTGGCGGGAGCTGTAGACCCGGACAGTGGCATCGCCGGCATTCCGAGCTTGCGATGGTCCCAGGACCGTGTGCGTTCTGGGATAAATCGCACCGCGACGCGTTTGTGGAGCATAGCGTCGACCGCAGGCCGAAGGTCGTCGGAGTACGGCCCGGTGTATCGCTCCCAGACGCTGATTCCGACCGCGAACAAGGCGTCGGGGTCGTCGACTATTTCTCCGACGCCTTCCATCGATACACCGCGGAGAGCGTCGTAGGTGAGACCGTCCTCGATCAAGACCGACATCCGCGAGTCGCGTCGCAGGTTCACGGCTTTCTGGGATTTGGCTTTGGTCTCGAACCAGATCTCGCCGTCCACGATCGCAAACCACATCGCGATGAGGTGCGGCATGCCGTCGCCGCTCAGCGTGGCCATCGTTGCGGTACGGCTCTTTTCGACGAAGTCCGAGATTTCGGACTCGGTCATCGTGATCTGGCTGCGTTGTTTCCCGGTCATGACGGCAGTGATCTCCTCGGCTGCGGGTGCTCTTGAAGTTCTTACTGTGGCACGGATTACATGATTACGTGTCTGATTTACAGGCGCTTGTGCAGAGCTTCCGCTGCCGCGAGAAGATCGGCTGCCCAGCGTGCGCCGGGGCGCCGACCCATCCGGTCGATCGGTCCGGATACCGAAATCGCCGCCACAACAGTGCCGGAGCTGTCCCGTACCGGTGCCGCGACACTGGCAACTCCCGGTTCGCGCTCGGCCGCACTCTGGGCCCAGCCGCGACGACGAACTTCGAGGAGGACTCGCTCGCCGAAGGTCGCGTCGGCGAGAACGGCGCGCTGAGTCTGCGGATCTGCCCATGCGAGAAGGACCTTGGCACCCGAGCCGGCGTTCATCGGCAGGCGAGCGCCGACCAGGACGGTGTCGCGCAGGCCCGTCGGTGGTTCCATCGATGCGACGCAGACGCGTGCGGTGCCTTCGCGGCGGTACAGCTGCACGCTCTCGCCGGTGATCTCACGCAAGCGGGGGAGGATGAGCCCCGCCGCGGCGATCAGAGGATCATTGGCAGTGGCAGCCAATTCGGCGAGGCCGGGGCCGGGACACCACAGGCCGTCGGAGTCGCGGGCGAGAAGTCGATGGACCTCGAGGCCGACGGCAAGACGGTGCGCGGTGGCTCTGGGCAGGCCTGTGCGCGCACAGAGTTCGGAGAGGCTGCACGGTTCCTCGGCTACTGCATGAAGCACGCCCATTGCTTTGTCCAGCACGCCGATGCCGCTATGCTGTCTCATAGGTCGATACCAGATTCTCGCATAGTGGGATAGTAGCGCATGATCTTCGACAGGTCAGCAGCATCCACTTTCCGGGAGTTTGATGCGCAGCATGAGAACTGTTGGGCTGTCGGACTTACATTTCACGCGCGGCGGGCCAGCCCGTAGTCCGTCGACGCGAGGCTACGTACAGAGGTGGAAGACATGGCACAGAAAGCACGCACTCTCGCCGAGAAGGTGTGGGACGACCACGTAGTAGTGAAAGGCGAGGGACAGAATCCCGACCTGATCTACATCGATCTCCACCTCGTCCACGAAGTGACGAGCCCGCAGGCATTCGACGGATTGCGGTTGGCTGGACGGCAGTTGCGCCGTCCCGATCTTACGATCGCCACCGAGGATCACAACGTCCCGACAGTCGACATCGACAAGCCGATCGCCGATCCCGTCTCCAAGACACAGGTCGACACCCTGCGCCGAAATTGTGAAGAGTTCGGAGTTCGCTTGCACCGCATGGGCGATCTGGATCAGGGCATCGTGCATGTCGTGGGCCCGCAGCTCGGACTGACGCAGCCGGGAACCACCGTCGTGTGCGGCGATTCGCACACGTCGACCCACGGCGCTTTCGGCGCTCTCGCAATGGGAATCGGCACCAGCGAGGTCGAGCATGTGATGGCAACGCAGACACTGTCCTTGCGCCCCTTCAAGACAATGGCGATCACGGTCGACGGCGAATTGCCGCCAGGCGTCACGAGCAAGGATCTGATTCTTGCTGTCATTGCCAAGATCGGCACCGGCGGTGGCCAGGGATATGTGCTCGAGTACCGCGGCGAGGCGATCCGGAAACTGTCGATGGAAGCACGGATGACCATCTGCAACATGTCGATCGAGGCCGGTGCCCGCGCCGGCATGATCGCCCCCGACGAGATCACGTACGAGTTCATCAAGGGACGTCCGCACGCGCCGACCGGCGCCGACTGGGATGCCGCTGTGGCTGCCTGGGAACTGCTGAAGACCGACGACGGAGCGGAATTCGACAACGAAGTCCACATCGACGCCAGTGCTCTGACACCTTTTGTCACGTGGGGAACCAACCCGGGACAGGGTGCGCCGCTTGGTGCCTGTGTTCCGAATCCGGAAGAAATCGTCGAAGAGAACGAACGTCAGGCAGCCGAGAAGGCGCTCACCTACATGGGACTCGACGCCGGGATGCCGTTGCGCGACGTCTCGGTCGACACGGTCTTCGTCGGTTCGTGCACCAACGGGCGCATCGAGGATTTGCGTGAGGTCGCCGGCGTCCTCGAGGGTCGCCATGTCGCAGAAGGCGTTCGGATGCTCATCGTTCCCGGTTCGATGCGGGTGCGCGCGCAGGCCGAAAGTGAAGGCCTGGGCGACATCTTTGTTGCTGCGGGAGCGGAGTGGCGACAGGCCGGTTGCTCGATGTGCCTGGGTATGAACCCGGACCAGCTGGCGCCAGGCGAACGTTCGGCCTCGACGTCCAACCGGAATTTCGAAGGCCGCCAAGGTAAAGGCGGGCGGACACACCTGGTTTCTCCGCTCGTCGCTGCAGCCACCGCCGTCCGTGGAACGTTGTCGGCACCGTCCGATCTGGTCTGACGCACTTAATACTCGAGGAGATTTTTGATGGAATCCTTTAGCACGCACAAGGGAATCGGCGTACCGCTGCGACGCTCGAACGTGGACACCGACCAGATCATCCCGGCTGTTTATCTGAAGCGGGTGACGCGCACCGGGTTCGAGGACGGACTGTTCGCCGGCTGGCGCACCGATCCGAACTTCATCCTCAACCACGCGCCGTACGACAAAGGCAGCGTCCTGGTTGCCGGCCCGGATTTCGGTACGGGCTCGTCGCGAGAGCATGCCGTTTGGGCGCTATCCGACTTCGGTTTTCGCGTTGTGATCGCGTCGCGCTTCGCAGATATCTTCCGCGGCAACGCCGGAAAAGCGGGCCTGCTGGCCGCGCAGGTGGAGCAGAGCGACGTCGAACTGCTGTGGAAGTTGCTCGAAGAACAGCCCGGACTGGAATTGACAGTCGATCTCGAGAATCGGACAGTGAGTGCCGGAACAACGGTGGTGCCCTTTAGCATTGACGACTACACGAGGTGGCGTCTGCTCGAAGGTCTCGACGACATCGGACTGACATTGCGCCAGGTAGAGGCGATTTCGGAGTTCGAAAAGTCAAGGCCGTCATGGAAACCGACTACCCTCCCGGCCCAAATTTCCCAGGGCTGAACGGATATCGGGGATAGCGGGCAAGAAGAGAAATAGGTCACGATTTCGGGGCTACGTTGATTGAGAATTGGCGTGGCACATAGACTCTTGCCGTTATCAGGTTTACCGTAGTTCTCAGTCGGTCCTACGGTGGACCATTATTTGCGGAGGAATTTCAATGAACAAGGCAGAGCTCATCGATGTTCTGACTGAGAAGCTGGGTTCGGACAGGCGCACAGCAACCGATGCAGTGGAGCACGTCGTGGACACCATCGTCCGCGCCGTCCACCGTGGCGAGAGCGTGACCATCACCGGCTTCGGTGTCTTCGAGCAGCGTCGTCGTGCGGCACGTGTCGCACGTAACCCGCGTACGGGCGAGACCGTCAAGGTCAAGCCGACGTCGGTTCCGGCTTTCCGTCCGGGCGCACAGTTCAAGGCGGTTATTGCTGGCGGCCAGAAGCTTCCGGCCAGCGGCCCGGCAGTCAAGCGCGGCGTAGCAGCACCGGCCACCAAGGCAGCAGCCAAGAAGGCAGCAGCCAAGAAGGCAGCAGCCAAGAAGACGGCAGCAAAGAAGGCTCCGGCCAAGACCGCAGCCAAGAAGACGGTTGCCGCTAAGGCTCCCGCCAAGAAGGCTCCGGCCAAGACCGCAGCCAAGAAGACGGTTGCCGCTAAGGCTCCCGCCAAGAAGGCTCCGGCCAAGACCGCAGCCAAGAAGACGGTTGCCGCTAAGGCTCCCGCCAAGAAGGCTCCGGCCAAGACCGCAGCCAAGAAGACGGTTGCCGCTAAGGCCCCCGCCAAGAAGGCTCCGGCTGCCAAGAAGGCTCCGGCCAAGAAGGCTCCGGCCAAGCGCGCTTCCAAGTAGTCGCGTTCGGGCGAAAAGCCTGACGCTGGAAAGCAAGCAGTAAAAGCAAGAGGCCCAGTTGCGATGACGATCGCAACTGGGCCTCTTGCTTTGTTTTCAGAACTCTTTACGAATTGGCGACTTTCGGGAGCGGGCTGTCGAGATGATCAGCCGCAATCAGTCGGTCGCCCACCAGTGAGAGAACCCAGGTGCTGGCCTTGCGGTTGCGCGCTGAGGGCAGTGTTACACCGGCTGATTCGCTCCACCAGGCCATCAGATCCGGAATGACGCCTCCTTGGCTACAGATGACCGGTGTGCCGCCTGCAGACGCAATCTCGAGCACCCGCGCACGGGCGGCCGCTGGATCTTCGGCGTATCCTTCTTCGCTCAGAAGAGGTTCGATCCCGATCTCCACTCCGAGAGCCTCGGCCAGCGGCATCACAGTTTCGATGCAGCGAGTTCGGTCGGCGGAATAGACGGTGTCTGCACCGAAGATGCGGAGCTGCTCGACTAAGGCCGCGGCCTGTTCTTTGCCTTTGGCTTCGAGAGGGCGGAGCGTGTCGTCGCCCTTGTACCGCTTACGACTTCCCGCTTTTGCATGACGGACCAGCAGTACGGTGCGCGTATCGGGTGGTGCGGAGACAAAGCGGCGCAGGATCATCCGATCCATCGGATACGAGAGATGGTCAGGGACTTCGTCGATCGGAAGCCAGTGCAGAACGTCCACTTCGCTGTTCGGACCAAAATCTCCGTCGACGGCTTCTGCGGCCCAGTATTCGACCCGCTTCAGTTTGCGGTGTCCAGGAACCGGATAGGTGACACCGCCGAGGTGACGACCGAAGCGGCCGGTGATGGACGTTTCTTCCTGGACTTCACGAACGGCGGCTGTCAGGAAAGTTTCACCCGGATCGAGTTTTCCTTTGGGAAAAGACCAGTCGTCGTATTTGGGGCGGTGAACAACGGCTATTTCGATGGCCTCCGAATTATCGGGAGCCTTTCGCCATAACACTGCGCCGGCGGCAAAGATATTCGCTTTGACAGGTTTGTCAGCCATGGCAGCGACCGTCAGGATCCGCTGGACGTGCGACTGCGCATCAACGAATGCTGATGCTCGCGCACATCCTCGCCGTGTTCGGGGGAGGCAACCCAACTTCCGTCGGGATGGAGTACCCAGCACCGGGTGCGTGGGTCGAGCGCGGAATCGAAGATGTCGCCCAACTGCTTCGCCAGCTTGGGATCCGTCACCTGAACCATCACCTCCACTCGGCGATCGAGGTTGCGGTGCATCATGTCTGCGCTTCCGATCCAGAATTCGTCGGCGGCCCGGAAATGGAACATGCGTGAGTGCTCGAGGAATCGTCCGAGAATGGAACGGACTTCGATGTTGTCGCTCAGTCCCGGTACCCCGGGCTTGAGCGCGCAAATTCCGCGAACCACGATCTCCACGGGCACGCCGGCCTTGGATGCCCGGTACAGCGCATCGATAACCTGTTCGTCGACAAGTGCATTGGCCTTCATGCGGATGGCAGCATCACGCCCGGCCAACTTGTGTTCGATCTCGGCTTCGATGCGTTCCACGATTCCGCGGCGCACACCGTACGGAGCGACCAGCAGGTTGCGGTAGTTGGTCTTGCGCGAGTAACCGGTCAACGAGTTGAAGAGGTCCGTGAGGTCGGCGCCGACCTCCGGTGCGGCTGTGAACAATCCGACGTCCTCGTACAACCGTGCGGTCTTGGGGTTGTAGTTGCCCGTTCCGATGTGGCAGTACCGCCGGATGGTCGAGCCTTCACGCCGAACCACGAGGCACGTTTTGCAATGAGTCTTGAGTCCGACCAGGCCGTACACGACGTGCACTCCGGCCTGTTCGAGTTTGCGAGCCCACTTGATGTTTGCCTGCTCGTCGAAGCGAGCCTTGATCTCCACAAGGGCGACAACTTGTTTGCCGGCTTCTGCGGCGTCGATAAGCGCGTTGACGATCGGCGAATCACCGGACGTTCGGTAGAGGGTTTGCTTGATCGCAAGAACCTGCGGGTCGGCAGCCGCCTGCTCGATGAACCGCTGAACGCTCGTGGAGAACGAGTCGTACGGATGATGGACGAGTACGTCACCGTCACGCAGAGTGGAGAACACGCTCTTGGGTGTTTCGCGTTCACCGAATGCCGGGTGCGTGGCCGGAACGAAGGGTGCGTCCTTGAGCGCCGGACGGTCGACGGCGTAAACCTGCCAGAGGCAGGACAAGTCGAGCAGACCGGAAACCTCGATGACGTCGGCGGGGTCGACGTCGAGTTCACGAAGCAGCAAGTCGAGCATGTGTTCGGTCATGTCGTCGGCAACTTCGAGTCGGACCGGTGATCCGAAACGGCGGCGCGCCAGTTCGCGCTCCAGCGCCTGCAGGAGATCCTCGTCGCGATCTTCCTCGACCTCGAAATCGGCGTTGCGTGTGATGCGGAAGGCGTGGTGCTCCACGATTTCCATTCCGGGGAACAACACGTCGAGGTGCGCCGAGATCAGTTCTTCCAACGGGATGAACGAGTCGATCGACGACGTGGTGCTCTTGACCCGAACAAAGCGGCCGACGTTGTCGGGAACCTTCACGCGGGCGAAGTGCTCGCCACCCGTCAGGGAATCCTTCACCGTCACTGCGAGGTTGAGACTTAGCCCGCTGATGTACGGGAACGGGTGTGCGTGGTCGACGGCGAGTGGAGTGAGAACGGGGAACACCTGTTCGGTGAAATGCACCGAGAGACGCTCGTGATCGTCGTCGCTGAGGTCAGACCACCGAACGATCGAGATTCCTTCTGCCGCTAGGGCCGGGCGAACGGAATCGAGAAAGACGTGTGCGTGCTTGTCTGCGAGTTCCTGTGTCCGCTGTGCGATGAGAGCCAACTGTTCGCGCGGGGAGAGTCCGTCGGCAGAACGGACGGACAGGCCGGTTTCGTCGCGACGCTTGAGTCCGGCAACACGAACCATGAAGAACTCGTCGAGGTTGGACGCGAAGATAGCGAGGAACTTTGCGCGTTCGAGGAGGGGGAGTGACTCGTCGGCTGCCAACGCGAGAACGCGGGCATTGAAATCGAGCCAGCTGAGTTCGCGGTTGAGATAACGGTCTTCGGGTAAGCCACCGAGGAGGACCGCGGGAATGGCCTTCGTGGCTGCCGGCGGCGCACTCGGTATGTGGGTGGGTGATCCACTGACCGGTGGTCGCCCCGACGGCTGCGGTGTCGAAGGCTGCTGCCCGTCACCGGTTTTTACCGTGTTGTTCTCGCCAACTTCTGGCGAGGTCGTTTCTGTCTTGTTTGCGGACTTGCGGTGCTCGAGTGCTTCGCCGTTGCTCACGTGTCGATCATCCCCCACAATTGCGCGCTTCGACAATCGATGATCGAAAAAGGTTAATGCGTGTTGGTTGTGGCGCGATGGAACCGCGTCAACGATGCCAGAGTTGCCGGGCCGACGCCGAGCGCGCGGGCGGTGTCGAGATCTGTTGCGGTGTCGACGTCGGTCCGCAGACCCGGCCATTCTCCGATGAGTCGCCTGGCACCGGAATCCGTGTGACCACGGGCGGATTCGGGGCCGAATCGTGGATCGAGCGGTAGGTCGGGATCGCACGAGAACAGTGCGGCGGTGCCGGTTCCGTGGTGATCGACGACGATGGAACGGCCGCCGGTGCGGGCGGCGCTGAGGGCTTCGAGCAGTTCGGCCGGTTGCAACGACGGAAGATCCGCTTGGATGACAACAAGATCCACCGTGCCGTGTTCGGTGCGGATGTGGGTGGCCGCGGCGTCGAGGGCGGAGTTCAGTGAATTCTCGGTGGACCGATTCGAATCCGTGGACCTACTCGAATCGGGATCGGCGTACACGTTCACTCCCGCGGCGTATGCGAGTGCGGCGACGGTCGGATCCGGAGTCACCACGGTGACGCCGTCGATGGCAGACACACCCGTAACCGTGGCGAGAGTGTCGTGAAGCATCGCGAGAACAAGATCGGCACGGGCGTCGACATCGAGTTCGGCGGCCAGCCTGGACTTCGCGGATCGGAGGTCTTTCACCGCGACGATGGCATGCATCGGGCGCGGATGTTCCGATCTGGTTGCGCTCGGCCTCGCACTGGTCATCCTTCGATCTTGCCAGTCGGTTGCCACCATGTCTGTCTCTGCCTGCCTCACCGGGGCGTCTGCCGACCCGACTTCGGTCCGGGCGATAGTCTGTGCAGGCGATTTCATTGCCGGGTCGCAACACAACCGGCGTCCTGGCGAACGTCACGAGGGGTAGACGAGGTGACTGTGTGAGTAAGGCAGCAGTATTGGGTGCAGGCTCATGGGGAACGGCGTTGGCGAAGGTCATGGCCGAGGCCGGCACCGAGGTGACGATGTGGGCACGCCGCAAGGAAGTCGCCGATCGGATCAACGCGACGCACGAGAACAGTGACTACCTGCCAGGCATCGCGTTGCCCGAGTCGATTCGTGCGACGGATCGCCACGAGGAGGCGATGGACGGAGCCGACTTCATTGTTCTGGCTGTCCCGTCGCAGTCACTACGAGGGAACCTCGAGCAGTGGAAGGATTCGATCGGTCCGAACGCGACTCTCCTGAGTCTGGCCAAGGGCATCGAAACCGGCACCTTGATGCGGATGAGTCAGGTGATCGTGTCGGTCACCGGCGTCGAACCCAGTCGTGTCGCCGTGCTGTCCGGTCCCAATCTCGCGCGCGAGATCGCCAGCCGTCAACCGGCCGCGACGGTCATCGCCTGCACTGATTCCTCCCGGGCATTGGCTCTTCAAGATGCTTGTGCCACAGGTTATTTCAGGCCGTATACCAACTCCGACATCATCGGCTGCGAAATCGGCGGCGCCTGCAAGAACGTGATCGCCTTGGCGTGCGGAATGGCGGCAGGCAGTGGATTCGGCGACAACACGGTCGCGAGCATCATCACGCGCGGACTGGCAGAGACGATCCGGCTCGGCGTTGCGCTCGGCGGACAGGCATCCACGTTCTCGGGGCTGGCCGGCGTCGGCGATCTTGTTGCCACCTGCACGTCGGAGCTGTCACGAAACCGGACGTTCGGTGAGCACTTGGGCCGAGGCGGTTCCATGGAATCGGCGCAGCAGGCCACCAACGGTCAGGTAGCCGAGGGTGTGAAATCGTGCACGTCCGTGCGCGCACTCGCCGCCGGATACGACGTCGAAATGCCGTTGACGGACGCCGTTCACCGCGTGTGCCACGAAGGAATCGCGGTCAGTGAGGCGATAGGCCAACTGCTCGGCCGGCGGACCAAACCCGAATGACACCGGTAGACGGTTACGGCGATTCCACCCGGTGTGTGAGCAGCGTCGGGAGCTCGCACGCGCCTGGTCAGCCTATGCAGTTGGGACCGGTATTTGCTGCGCCGTACCAGCTTTCGGAGGTCGAGGGCAGCGAGAGCGACACCTATGCCCGTGCCTCGAATCCGGGTTGGCGCGGCCTCGAGGCGGCGCTCGGCACACTGGAAGGGGCGGATCACACCGTTGTCACCGGGTCCGGGATGTCCGCCGTCACGGTGACATTGCGCAGCCTGCTCCAGGCGGGCGATACCGTCGTCGTTCCGTCGGACGGTTACTACCAGGTGCGGCGCTACGCCCAAGAAGCTCTGGCCCTGCTGGGAATCGGCGTTCGTGAGGTGTCCACGACGGGAATGGGTGATCCGAGTTTTGCGGACCTGCTGTCCGGGTTGCCGGGACGCGTTGTCGTGGTCGCCGAGACACCGTCCAATCCGTTGCTCGACGTCGTCGATCTGCGCGCGTTGTCACGGATGTGCCACCGCGTCGGAGCAATCCTGGTGGTGGACAACACGACCCCAACTCCGCTCGGTCAACGTCCCCTGGAACTGGGAGCGGACGTCGTGGTTGCCAGTGGAACGAAAGCTCTGAGCGGGCACAGTGATCTGTTGATGGGCTACATCGCCACGTCCGACGCAGATATCGCTGCGAAGGTCGAGCGCGAGCGCCTGCTGTCCGGGACGGTTCTCGGTCCGTTCGAGACGTGGCTTGCGCATCGCAGTCTCGGAACGGCGGGGCTGCGATTCGGCCGCCACTGTGACAATGCGCAGGCGCTCGCCGACATGTTGTCCGGGCATCCGGCTGTCGCGTCCGTCCGTTATCCGGGGCTGCGAACAGACCCGTCGCACGCCATTGCGTCGGAGCAGATGCACAGGTTCGGCGGCTTGGTGAGCATCGAACTGGAATCCGCAGCGGCTTTCCATTCCTTTGTCGCAGTAAGTGAACTTGTCACGTCCGCGACCAGTTTCGGCGGCATCCACACCACCGCTGATCGGCGGGCTCGGTGGGGAGATCAGGTCAGCGAAGGGTTTGTCCGGATCTCGTGCGGCATCGAGGACACCGTGGATTTGTTGGCGGATGTTGAGCGCGCACTGGGCGGACTGACGTCCAGTCGGTAATTTATCCACTGCCCGATCGCGTGCCGAAGTCGATTCGACGGTACGGTTTGACGCGTGAATAACAGCCGTACCCGTGTAGCCGTGATCTTCGGTGGCCGGAGCAATGAACATTCTGTGTCGTGCGTATCCGCCGGGAGCGTCCTCGCGCATCTCGATCCGGAACGCTACGACGTCGTGCCGATCGGCATCACCGCCGACGGGGCGTGGGTTCTCGGTTCCACCGATCCCGAATCGCTGGCCATCAGCGGTCGTGAGTTGCCCACCGTCGACAAGGACGGGACGGCGCTGACGCTGACTGCCGATCCGACGCGTTCCGGTGCGCTGCTCGCGCTCGACGGAACGGACGTGGGTTCTGTCCTGGCAACCGTCGACGTCGTATTTCCCGTGCTGCACGGTGCGTACGGCGAGGACGGCACCATCCAGGGTCTGCTGGAAATGGCCGGCATTCCGTATGTCGGTCCCGGCGTGCTGGCGAGTGCCGCCGGTATGGACAAGGAATTCACCAAGAAACTGCTTGCCGCCGAGGGGTTGCCGGTCGGTGTGCAGGTTGTCCTGCGTCCGGGAACGGCGACTCTGAGCGACGAGCAGAAAGAGCAATTGGGGCTTCCGGTCTTCGTGAAGCCGGCGCGCGGCGGATCGTCGATCGGCATCACGCGGGTCACCGCGTGGGACGGCCTCGAAGGCGCGATCGCCCACGCTCGCCTGCACGATCCGAAGGTCATCATCGAGGGCGCGATCATCGGGCGGGAAGTCGAGTGCGGTGTGCTCGAATTCCCGAGCGGCGACGTCAAGGCGAGTGTGGTCGCAGAGATCCGGATGCCCGCCGACGACGGTGATTCGGACGCGTTCTACGACTTCGACACCAAGTATCTCGACGACGTCTGCGAATTCGACGTCCCCGCACACTTGGACGAGGCTGTCAGTGATCAGATTCGTGAGTTGGCGGTACGCGCTTTCACCGCACTCGATTGCCAGGGGCTCTCACGAGTGGACTTCTTCGTCACCGAAGACGGACCCGTGATCAACGAGATCAACACCATGCCGGGATTCACGTCCATCTCGATGTATCCGAAGATGTGGAAGGCAACCGGAATCGATTACGGCACTTTGCTTTCGACGTTGGTCGACACGGCACTCGCCCGCGGGACCGGATTGCGCTGACGGTAGGGGGGCCGGGTTTGCCCGGCCCCCGCCGTGTCGATCAGGGAACCGCGATCGGCGCCGGGTCGAGTGGCTGCTGCGGGATCGTCGCAGAGATGGTGTCCGAGATTTCCTGAATCGGAGTGGGGCCGGTGC
The nucleotide sequence above comes from Rhodococcus sp. KBS0724. Encoded proteins:
- a CDS encoding NAD(P)H-dependent glycerol-3-phosphate dehydrogenase, whose amino-acid sequence is MSKAAVLGAGSWGTALAKVMAEAGTEVTMWARRKEVADRINATHENSDYLPGIALPESIRATDRHEEAMDGADFIVLAVPSQSLRGNLEQWKDSIGPNATLLSLAKGIETGTLMRMSQVIVSVTGVEPSRVAVLSGPNLAREIASRQPAATVIACTDSSRALALQDACATGYFRPYTNSDIIGCEIGGACKNVIALACGMAAGSGFGDNTVASIITRGLAETIRLGVALGGQASTFSGLAGVGDLVATCTSELSRNRTFGEHLGRGGSMESAQQATNGQVAEGVKSCTSVRALAAGYDVEMPLTDAVHRVCHEGIAVSEAIGQLLGRRTKPE
- a CDS encoding cystathionine gamma-lyase, with the protein product MTPVDGYGDSTRCVSSVGSSHAPGQPMQLGPVFAAPYQLSEVEGSESDTYARASNPGWRGLEAALGTLEGADHTVVTGSGMSAVTVTLRSLLQAGDTVVVPSDGYYQVRRYAQEALALLGIGVREVSTTGMGDPSFADLLSGLPGRVVVVAETPSNPLLDVVDLRALSRMCHRVGAILVVDNTTPTPLGQRPLELGADVVVASGTKALSGHSDLLMGYIATSDADIAAKVERERLLSGTVLGPFETWLAHRSLGTAGLRFGRHCDNAQALADMLSGHPAVASVRYPGLRTDPSHAIASEQMHRFGGLVSIELESAAAFHSFVAVSELVTSATSFGGIHTTADRRARWGDQVSEGFVRISCGIEDTVDLLADVERALGGLTSSR
- a CDS encoding D-alanine--D-alanine ligase family protein, with amino-acid sequence MNNSRTRVAVIFGGRSNEHSVSCVSAGSVLAHLDPERYDVVPIGITADGAWVLGSTDPESLAISGRELPTVDKDGTALTLTADPTRSGALLALDGTDVGSVLATVDVVFPVLHGAYGEDGTIQGLLEMAGIPYVGPGVLASAAGMDKEFTKKLLAAEGLPVGVQVVLRPGTATLSDEQKEQLGLPVFVKPARGGSSIGITRVTAWDGLEGAIAHARLHDPKVIIEGAIIGREVECGVLEFPSGDVKASVVAEIRMPADDGDSDAFYDFDTKYLDDVCEFDVPAHLDEAVSDQIRELAVRAFTALDCQGLSRVDFFVTEDGPVINEINTMPGFTSISMYPKMWKATGIDYGTLLSTLVDTALARGTGLR